The genomic segment GGAACGACAGGTCGAACAGGGCGGAGAGGAATCCCCGGCCGACGTCTCCGGCGTCGCCCGCGACCCCGGGGACCCCGGTGTCGTCGGGGTCGGCCGCACGAGCGGCCTCGGCGGCTGACTGCGGCGGAAGCGGCGGCGGGGTCGGCGCGGACGGGTTCTGATCGGTCATCACGGTCCTTCGGCTCGAGAGTTCTGCCCAGGCTATCCACCGCCGGGCCGGACGGGCCATCCCTCGCTTCGTGTCGTCAATGCTGACAGTCGGCTGAGAGCGTCGCTAGCATGTGTCCAGCGGAGCAGGGGCTCCGCGGGCCGCGTCCGATGCGACCCGACTCGACTCTCTCGGAGGTCGCTGCACCATGGACTACAACGACGGCGGCGGCGCGGGGATGCTTCTGGCCTGGCTCCTCCTCGCCCCCTTCCTCTTCCTCATCGCCATCGCCGGGTACGTGATCGGCTCGTGGTTCCTCATGAAGGTCTTCGACAAGGCCGGCGTTCAGGGCCGCTGGCGCGCATGGGTCCCGGTCTACAACTCGATGGTCGCGGCCAAGCTCGGTGACCTGTCGCCGTGGGTCATGCTGGGCGCGATGCTGGTCGCGGGCTTCCTGGGGCAGATCCCGGTCATCGGCTGGATCCTCGGCCTCGTCGGCCTCGCCGCCTGGGTTCTCGCCGGCTGGCGCATCGGCGCCAAGCTCGGCAAGGACTGGCCGCTCCTGCTGCTGTGGCTCATCCCCGGGCTCGGCACTCTCATCTGGCTCGGCATCCTGGCCTTCGACAGCTCGCGGTGGAACCCGAACATCGCGCCGTCTCCGTGGCGCAACTCGTTCCTGAAGGACACCACCGTGTGGCAGGGCATTCCGGTGCAGCCCGATCAGGCGGCGGCACAGGCGGCGCCGGCCGGCGGCTACCCCTCGGCGGGACCGCGCTACGGCGCCCCGGCGGCGTACGAGCCCCCGGCCGGATACTCGGCGCCTCCGCCCCCCGCCACCGGCCCGGCCGTGCCGCCGCCCGCCGGATACGCGCCGCCGCCTGCCGGGTACACGCCGCCCCCGTCGGCGCCTGCCGCTCCGCCGGCAGCCGCGGAGCCGCCCGCGGCGCCCCCGGCTGCACCCGCGCCGCCCGCCACGGAGCCGCCCACCTCCGAGCCGCCCGCCACGGAACCGCCCGCTCCCGAGCAGCCGAAGCCCTAGCCGCAGCCGGAGCGACGCCGCAGCCCCTCGCCGACCGGCTCGGGGCTGCGGCGTGACGGAAGGAGGGTGTTCCGCCGCGGCTAACGTGGACGCATGACCTCCACTGTTCCGCTGCGCCGGATGGGCGCCTCCGGTCTCCTCGTCTCCGCCGTGGGCCTCGGCTGCAACAACTTCGGGCGGGAGGGGACCCGTACCGAGGGGATCGACGGCACGCGAGCCGTGCTCGACGCGGCGATCGACGCCGGTGTCACCTTCCTCGACACCGCCGACATGTACGGGCGCGAGCCGGGGCTGTCCGAGACGCTCATGGGGGAGGCCCTGCAGGGGCGGCGGGACCGCGTGACGCTCGCGACCAAGTTCGGTCAGACCCGCGACATGGGCTACCCGCCGTCGGGATCGAGAGGATCCCGGGCGTACGTGCGGCGCGCGGTCGAGGCATCCCTCACCCGGCTTCGGACCGAGTGGATCGACCTGTACCAGCTGCACATCCCCGACGAGGCGACGCCCATCGAGGAGACGCTCGACGCTCTGGGGGACCTCGTCCGCGAGGGCAAGGTGCGCTACATCGGCCACTCGAACTTCACCGGGTGGCAGGTTGCCGAAGCGCACTTCACCTCTCTCATGCGACACAGCGTGCCGTTCGTGTCGGCACAGAACCACTACAGCCTGCTCGCACGCGGTGCCGAAGCGGACGTGCTGCCGGCGGTCGAGCGCTACGGCGTCGGATTCCTGCCGTTCTTCCCGCTGCACAACGGCCTGCTGACGGGCAAGTTCTCGCGGGATGCCGCTCCCGCCGATTCCCGGATCATGCGGCAGCGACCCCACGTCTACGAGAACGCGCCGTGGGACGCGCTGGAGGCGTACCAGGCCTTCTGCGACGAGCGCGGCATCACGATGCTGCAGGCGACTTTCGGGTGGCTGCTGGCCCGGCCCGCGCTGGCGAGCGTGATCGCCGGCGCCACGAGTCCCGAGCAGGTGCGCGCGAACGCCGAGGCGGCGACGGCCTGGTCGCCCACCGCAGCAGACCTGGAAGCGATCGACCGGATCTTCCCGCCGCCGAACGGGGCTGCCTGAACCCCTGCGGCGCGCTGCGGCGCCGGTTCGCCGACGGCTACGCGCCGCCCTGTCGCGAGCGGGGGGGCGGAGGCGTAGCGTCGCTTCTCGTGCGCGGCTGCGCAGTGCGGGCTCGCATCGGAAAGGACCGTCGTGCTCGGAAAGCTCCTGGTTCGCTACCTTCGCCCGGCCTGGCTGCTCATCGTGGTCGTCGTGGTGTTCCAGCTCGCGCAGTCGATCGCCGCGCTGTGGCTGCCGACGCTCAACGCCGACATCATCGACAACGGCGTGGTCACCGGCGACATCCCCTACATCTGGTCGACCGGCGCGGTGATGCTCCTGGTCAGCCTCGTCCAGGTGGTCTGCGCGGTCGTCGCGGTGTACTTCGGCTCGCGCCTGGCGATGGGCATGGGTCGCGACCTGCGGCGCGACGTCTTCCACCGTGTCGTCGCCTTCTCCCAGCGCGAGGTCGGGCAGTTCGGGGCGCCCTCGCTGATCACCCGCAACACCAACGACGTGCAGCAGGTGCAGATGCTGGTGCAGGTGTCGGCGACGCTGATGATCTCGGCGCCCATCCTCGCGATCGGCGGCGTGGTGATGGCGGTCAGGCAGGACGCAGGGCTGTCGTGGCTCATGGCGGTGACGATCCCGGTGCTGCTGGTGATCGTCGGGCTGATCGTGTGGCGGATGGTCCCCGCCTTCACCGAGATGCAGCGGCGCATCGACCGGGTGAACCAGATCATGCGGGAGCAGCTCAGCGGCATCCGCGTCGTGCGCGCGTTCGTCCGCGAGCGCGAGGAGCGCGTGCGGTTCGGCACTGCCAGCGCCGACGTACGGGACACCGCGCTGCGTGCCGGCAACCTCATGGCGCTGATGTTCCCCGCCGTGATGCTGGTCATGAACCTGTCCAGCGTCGCGGTGATCTGGTTCGGCGCGTTCCAGGTGCAGGACAACGGCGTGCAGATCGGCACGCTGTTCGCCTTCCTCACCTACCTGATGCAGATCCTCATGGGCGTCATGATGGCGACCTTCATGTTCGTGATGATCCCGCGCGCCGCGGTGTGTGCCGACCGCATCGGCGAGGTGCTCGGTACAACGCCCTCCGTCTCGGCACCGGAGGTGGCGGCATCCGCTCCCGCCCCCGCCGGTCGCGTCGAGTTCGACCACGTGGACTTCGCCTACCCGGGCGCCGACGAGGCCGTGCTGCACGACGTCACCTTCACCGTCGAGCCGGGCACGACGACCGCGGTCATCGGGTCGACGGGCTCGGGCAAGACGACCCTCGTCAGCCTGGTGCCCCGGCTGTTCGACGCGACGGCCGGGAGTGTGCGCATCGACGGTGTCGACGTGCGCGCCTACGACCCCGACGAGCTGTGGACGCGGATCGGCTTGGTCCCGCAGCGGGCCTTCCTGTTCTCGGGGACGGTGGCTTCCAACCTGCGCTACGGCGACGCGTCCGCGACGGACGAGCAGCTGTGGGACGCGCTCGAACTCGCGCAGGCCGCCGACTTCGTACGCGCCATGCCGGAGGGCCTCGGCGCCCCGATCGCTCAGGGCGGGACGAACGTCTCGGGCGGGCAGCGGCAGCGTCTCGCGATCGCGCGCGCCCTGGTGAAGCGTCCCGAGGTGTACATCTTCGACGACTCGTTGTCGGCGTTGGACCTGCAGACGGATGCCGCGCTCCGGCGCGCGCTGGACACCCGACTGCCCGACGCGACGAGGATCGTCGTCGCCCAGCGCGTGTCGACGATCCAGCAGGCGCATCAGATCGTGGTGCTCGACCATGGCCGGGTGGTCGGGATCGGACGGCACGACGACCTCGTCGACACCTGCGAGACGTACCGCGAGATCGTCGAGTCGCAGCTGGCGGCGGAGGCCGCGGCATGAGCGCCGGGCAGACGTCGCGTCCCGTGATGATGGGTCCCCGCGGCGCTCCGTTCGGCGGCGGGACGGCGCCGGCGGCGAAGGCGCAGAACTTCGGGCCCAGCGCCCGGCGACTGCTGGGAACGCTGCGCACGGACCGCCCGCAGCTCCTCGTCGTGCTGGTGTTCGGCATCCTGTCGGTCGCCCTGTCGGTGATCGGACCGAAGCTGCTCGGCGAGGGCACGAACGTCGTGTTCGCGGGCTTCGTGTCGCTGCAGATGCCTGCCGGCACGACGAAGCAGCAGGTGATCGACCAGCTCGAGGCGTCCGGCAACCAGCAGGCCGACATGATCTCGGCCATGGACGTCGTGCCCGGGGCCGGGATCGACTTCGAGCAGCTGGCGCGGATCCTGGCGCTCGTGCTCGCGGTCTACGTGTTCTCCAGCGTCTTCGGCTGGCTGCAGGCCCGCATCCTCAACGGGGTCGTGCAGCGGGCCGTGCACCGTCTGCGCCTGCAGGTGGAGGACAAGGTGCACCGGCTCCCGCTGTCCTCCTTCGATGGCGTGCAGCGCGGCGAACTGCTCAGCCGCGTCACGAACGACGTCGACAACATCGGGCAGACCATGCAGCAGACGCTGTCGCAGGTGGTGATCTCGCTCCTGACCGTCATCGGCGTGCTGACCATGATGTTCGTCATCTCGCCGCTCCTCGCGCTGATCGCGCTCGTGACGATCCCGCTCACGATCGTCATCACGGTCCTCGTCGCCCGGCGGTCGCAGCGGCTGTTCGTGCAGCAGTGGCAGGCGACGGGCGTCCTCAACGCCCGGGTGGAGGAGACGTTCTCCGGTCACTCGGTCGTGAAGGTGTTCGGCCACCAGAAGCGGGTGGAAGCCGACTTCCTCGCCGAGAACGAAGAGCTCTACCGGGCCGCCTTCGGCGCGCAGTTCCTCTCGGGCGTCATCATGCCCGCCATGATGTTCATCGGAAACCTGGTGTACGTCGCCATCGCCGTGGTCGGCGGCCTGCAGGTCGCCGCCGGACTGATGTCGATCGGCGACGTGCAGGCGTTCATCCAGTACTCCCGTCAGTTCACGCAGCCCCTCAGCCAGCTGGGATCCATGGCCAACCTGCTGCAGTCGGGCGTAGCCAGCGCCGAGCGCGTGTTCGAGTTCCTCGACGAGCGCGAGCAGGACCCCGACCCCGATCCCGCCGAGACGGCGCCGCCGGCGGCCGGCCGCCTGGAGTTCCACGACGTGTCGTTCCGGTACGAGGCGGACACCCGCCTCATCCAGGGGCTGTCCCTCGCGGCGCAGCCCGGCAGCACGGTGGCCATCGTCGGCCCGACCGGAGCCGGGAAGACCACGCTGGTCAACCTCATCATGCGGTTCTACGATGTCGACGCCGGGCGGATCACGCTCGACGGCGTCGACACCCGGCGCATGACCCGCGACGACCTGCGCGCCCGCACCGGCATGGTGCTGCAGGACACCTGGCTGTTCTCCGGCACCATCAGGGACAACATCGCCTACGGTCGACCGGGTGCCACCGAGGAAGAGATCGCCGCCGCGGCGCGCGCCGCGTACGTCGATCGCTTCGTGCACGCGATGCCGGACGGGTACGACACGATGCTCCACGACGAGGCGACGAACCTCAGTGTCGGAGAGCGGCAGCTGGTGACCATCGCCCGGGCATTCCTGGCAGATCCTCGCATCCTGATCCTCGACGAGGCGACCTCGTCGGTGGACACCCGCACCGAGCTGCTCATCCAGCGGGCGATGTCGCGCCTGCGCACAGACCGTACGGCGTTCGTGATCGCGCATCGGCTGTCGACCATCCGCGAGGCGGACCTGATCCTCGTGATGGAGGAGGGCGTCATCGTCGAGCAGGGCACGCACGGGGATCTTCTCGCTGCGCGGGGCCCGTACTGGCGCCTCTACAACGCGCAGTTCGAGGGTGCCGCCGAGGACGAGGAGCAGCCGCAGGTGACGAGCGTGCCGCCGGCTCCGCCGCCGACGACCGGGCAGATCGTCGTGGAGGCGCTCGCCGAGTCCGAAGAGGCCCTCGAGTAACCCACTAGTATGTGAGGACGCGGAGGCGACGGGCTTCCGCGGCAGCGACGAAGAGGACACGGCGTGCCCGAGGTATCCACCCAGTCGCTCACCGTTGCGGTCCCTGGCGGTGCGCTGGAGCTCGCGTGGGCGGCCGTCACCGACACCGGTCGCCGTCGCGAGGTCAACCAGGATGCCGTGTTCGCGGAGTACCCGCTGTTCGTCGTCGCCGACGGCATGGGCGGACACGTGGGCGGCGAGATCGCCAGCGCGAGCACCATCGACCGCCTGCGGGCGGTCGCCGGCAGCGGCAACGTCAGCCCCAAGACCATCGAGAAGGCGCTGGCGCGAGCGGTGAAGGACATCGCATCCCACCCCGAGGCGACCGACGACGGCACCGGCACGACGGTCACCGGCGTCTTCCTCGACACGTCGGGCGACGCACCCCACTGGGTGACGCTCAACATCGGGGACTCCCGCGTCTACCTGGTGCGCGACGGCGCCATCGTCCAGATCACGACCGACCACTCGGTGGTGCAGGAGCTGGTCGCCGCGGGCCGACTGAGTCCCGAAGAGGCCGAGAACCACCCGTACGGCAACGTGATCACGCGTGCTGTCGGGCCGAGCGAGGGTGTCACGCCCGACTACGTGCGCCTCGACGTCCTCGAGGGGGACCGGTTCGTGATCTGCTCGGACGGACTGACCAAGGAGCTCACCGACTACGGCATCCGCCATTTCCTCGACGAGAACGCCGACCCCGCCGACGCGGTGACGGCGATGCTCGACGCGGCACTCGAGAACGGCGGGCGCGACAACATCACCATCGTGGTGCTGGACGTCGGACGACCCTCCGACGCCGCCCACGGCGGTTCCTCCACAGCCGGGGAGTGACGCCGCCGCGTCCACAGATCCGGGGGGGGGCACCCGACGCCCACCGCGGCCGCGGTTCGCTGGAGGCATGCAGGCGCTCGCTTCCCCCGCCACCACGGCTCCGTCCACGCCCGACGACGAGCCGCTGACCCTGCCGCCGGCCTGGTCGTCGCCGGCTCGGCCGCCGCTCCCCGTCGTCGCCGCCGTCGTCCCGGTCGTCGGCGCCGGGGGTCTGTGGCTGGTCACAGGATCGATGTACTCGCTGTGGTTCGCGCTCCTCGGCCCCCTCATCGCGGCGGCGGCCGTGTTCGACGCCCGGCGTGCGGCACGCCGGGCCGGCCGTCGTGCCGCGGCAGAGGCGGCGCGCGCACGCACCACTGTCTCGTCCGCGGTGGCCACGCGTCACCAGGCCGAGCGGACGCAGCTGTGGGCCCGTCATCCCGACGCTGCCCGGCTCCTCCAGCGGCCCGGCGACGTCTGGCGCACGGGACGGACGACGGCCCTCGTCGTCGGAGAGGGCGAGCGCGCGAGCGCGGTGCGCGTGAGCGGTGGAGACGGCGACCCGGATGCCGCGGCCCTGCGGCGGCGCGCCGCGCGCGTGGACGGCGCCCCCGTCACCGTCCCGCTCGACAGCGGGGTCGCCGTCGTGGGCGGTGAGACGGTGGGCGCCGCCGTGCAGCGCGCCCTCGCGCTGCAGCTGTGCCTCGCGCTCGCGCCGGGCGATCTGCGCATCGTGGGCTCGCTCGGCCGGGGACTGGAGTGGGCGGAGGAATTGCCGCACCGCGCTGCCGCCGCGGGCTCCGCACTCGCGATCGTCGCGCCGGGCGAGCTGGTTCCCGCCCACGCCGACATCGTCATCGCGCGCTGCCGGCCGGGCGACCCGCCGCCTCCGCGCTGCCAGGCGGTCGTGACGGTGACCTCGCCGTCGTCCGCACGCCTGGAGTACGGCGGTGAGGTCGCCGCGATCCGGGTCGAAGCGGTGTCCCGCATCCAGGCCGAGGAGATCGCGGCCGCCCTGGGCGCGCGCGCCGTGGCGAGCCTCGGCATGACCCGCACTGACGACGGGCCGATCCCGCTGTCCCCGCTCCTGACCGCGACGCCCCCGGCGCTCGGGCGCGGACTGCCCGCCGTGATCGGCGTGGCGGACGGCGACCCGGCGATCGTGGATCTGGTCGCCGACGGCCCCCACGCCGTGGTCGCCGGGGTCACCGGTGCGGGCAAGAGCGAGCTGCTCATCACGTGGATCCTGGCACTGTGTGCGACCCGGTCGGCCGACGAGGTGACTTTCCTCCTCGCCGACTTCAAGGGAGGCACCGCTTTCGATGGGCTCGCCGGCCTTCCGCACATCGCCGGCGTCATCACCGACCTCGACGGCTCGGGAGCCCGTCGGGCCATCGACAGCCTCCGAGCCGAGCTGCGGCGCCGAGAGGCGGCCATCGCCGCCGCCGGCGCCCGCGACATCGTCGACCCGCGGGTGGCACTCCCGCGGCTGGTGGTCGTCGTCGACGAGTTCGCCGCGCTGCTGGCCGACCAGCCCGAGCTGCACGGACTCTTCGCCGACCTCGCGGCCCGAGGTCGGGCGCTCGGCATCCATCTCGTCCTCGGCACCCAGCGCGCGGCCGGGGTGATCCGCGAGAACCTCCTCGCCAACTGTCCGCTGCGGATCAGCCTGCGGGTGACGGATGCCGCCGACAGCCGCGCCCTGCTCGCAACCGACGACGCTGCACGGCTGCCGGGCGGCGTCGCGGGCCGGGGCGTGGCGTACGTCCGCCGGGCGGGCGATGCGCATCCGCAGCCGGTGCGGATCGCGCTGTCCGGCCCGCAGGACGTCGCGGCGGCGGGACTCCGGGGCGGCGCGGTCGCATCGCCGCGACCATGGCTGCCCGAGCTTCCCTCGGCGCTCGGGCTCGATGAGCTCATCAGCCGCGCGGCTGCCGAGGCGCACGAGCCCGGCGCGGTGCTGCTCGGGGTCGCCGACGAGCCCGACCGGCAGCGGCAGCCGGTCGTGGCGGTCACGGCCCGCGATCGGACGGTCCTCGTACTCGGCGGAGCGGGCTCGGGCGTCACGAATGTGCTGGACCTGATCCAGGCGCAGGCGCCGGGAGCCGTCGAGCGGGTGCCCACCGACCTCGAGGGGATGTGGGACGCCGTGGCGCGGCTGTCGGACGAGATGCCGGCGCCGGGGACGATCGTGCTCATGGACGACCTCGACGCCGTCGCGCTGCGCTTCCCTCCCGAGCACGCGCAGATCGTGCTGGAACGAGTCGAGCTGCTCGCTCGGCGGTCGGGCGACACCGGGGTGCTCGTCGTCGCCGGAGCGCACCGCGTGACGGGTGCCGTGTCGAGGGTCGCCGAGCTGTTCGCCCGCCGCATCGTGCTCCCGTTCGCGACGCGCCTGGACCACGCCGCTGCGGGAGGCGATCCCGGCGCCCATGACCCGTCCGCTCCGGCCGGTCGCGGACGACTCGACCGGCGCACGGTGCAGTTCGCCCTCGCCCCCGCGACGCCGGCCACCCCCGCGGCACGGGTCACCACCTGGGTGCCGGATGCCGGGCTGACAGGTCTCGTGGCGCGTCGGTCCCCGGCCGGGCGGCGCGCGCTCGCCGCCTGGACGCAGCGCGGCATCGCCGTCCTGGGCCTCGACGAGTACGTGGCCGAGCCGGGACTCGTCGCACAGGGGCCCGTCGTGGTGGCCGGAGAACCGGACGACTGGCAACGGCACTGGCGGCTGCTCGCCGACATCCGCGGGGACCACCGGCTCATCGTCGACACATCCTGCGCGGCCGAGCTCCGG from the Microbacterium atlanticum genome contains:
- a CDS encoding large exoprotein — protein: MDYNDGGGAGMLLAWLLLAPFLFLIAIAGYVIGSWFLMKVFDKAGVQGRWRAWVPVYNSMVAAKLGDLSPWVMLGAMLVAGFLGQIPVIGWILGLVGLAAWVLAGWRIGAKLGKDWPLLLLWLIPGLGTLIWLGILAFDSSRWNPNIAPSPWRNSFLKDTTVWQGIPVQPDQAAAQAAPAGGYPSAGPRYGAPAAYEPPAGYSAPPPPATGPAVPPPAGYAPPPAGYTPPPSAPAAPPAAAEPPAAPPAAPAPPATEPPTSEPPATEPPAPEQPKP
- a CDS encoding aldo/keto reductase gives rise to the protein MTSTVPLRRMGASGLLVSAVGLGCNNFGREGTRTEGIDGTRAVLDAAIDAGVTFLDTADMYGREPGLSETLMGEALQGRRDRVTLATKFGQTRDMGYPPSGSRGSRAYVRRAVEASLTRLRTEWIDLYQLHIPDEATPIEETLDALGDLVREGKVRYIGHSNFTGWQVAEAHFTSLMRHSVPFVSAQNHYSLLARGAEADVLPAVERYGVGFLPFFPLHNGLLTGKFSRDAAPADSRIMRQRPHVYENAPWDALEAYQAFCDERGITMLQATFGWLLARPALASVIAGATSPEQVRANAEAATAWSPTAADLEAIDRIFPPPNGAA
- a CDS encoding ABC transporter ATP-binding protein codes for the protein MLGKLLVRYLRPAWLLIVVVVVFQLAQSIAALWLPTLNADIIDNGVVTGDIPYIWSTGAVMLLVSLVQVVCAVVAVYFGSRLAMGMGRDLRRDVFHRVVAFSQREVGQFGAPSLITRNTNDVQQVQMLVQVSATLMISAPILAIGGVVMAVRQDAGLSWLMAVTIPVLLVIVGLIVWRMVPAFTEMQRRIDRVNQIMREQLSGIRVVRAFVREREERVRFGTASADVRDTALRAGNLMALMFPAVMLVMNLSSVAVIWFGAFQVQDNGVQIGTLFAFLTYLMQILMGVMMATFMFVMIPRAAVCADRIGEVLGTTPSVSAPEVAASAPAPAGRVEFDHVDFAYPGADEAVLHDVTFTVEPGTTTAVIGSTGSGKTTLVSLVPRLFDATAGSVRIDGVDVRAYDPDELWTRIGLVPQRAFLFSGTVASNLRYGDASATDEQLWDALELAQAADFVRAMPEGLGAPIAQGGTNVSGGQRQRLAIARALVKRPEVYIFDDSLSALDLQTDAALRRALDTRLPDATRIVVAQRVSTIQQAHQIVVLDHGRVVGIGRHDDLVDTCETYREIVESQLAAEAAA
- a CDS encoding ABC transporter ATP-binding protein, coding for MSAGQTSRPVMMGPRGAPFGGGTAPAAKAQNFGPSARRLLGTLRTDRPQLLVVLVFGILSVALSVIGPKLLGEGTNVVFAGFVSLQMPAGTTKQQVIDQLEASGNQQADMISAMDVVPGAGIDFEQLARILALVLAVYVFSSVFGWLQARILNGVVQRAVHRLRLQVEDKVHRLPLSSFDGVQRGELLSRVTNDVDNIGQTMQQTLSQVVISLLTVIGVLTMMFVISPLLALIALVTIPLTIVITVLVARRSQRLFVQQWQATGVLNARVEETFSGHSVVKVFGHQKRVEADFLAENEELYRAAFGAQFLSGVIMPAMMFIGNLVYVAIAVVGGLQVAAGLMSIGDVQAFIQYSRQFTQPLSQLGSMANLLQSGVASAERVFEFLDEREQDPDPDPAETAPPAAGRLEFHDVSFRYEADTRLIQGLSLAAQPGSTVAIVGPTGAGKTTLVNLIMRFYDVDAGRITLDGVDTRRMTRDDLRARTGMVLQDTWLFSGTIRDNIAYGRPGATEEEIAAAARAAYVDRFVHAMPDGYDTMLHDEATNLSVGERQLVTIARAFLADPRILILDEATSSVDTRTELLIQRAMSRLRTDRTAFVIAHRLSTIREADLILVMEEGVIVEQGTHGDLLAARGPYWRLYNAQFEGAAEDEEQPQVTSVPPAPPPTTGQIVVEALAESEEALE
- a CDS encoding PP2C family protein-serine/threonine phosphatase; this encodes MPEVSTQSLTVAVPGGALELAWAAVTDTGRRREVNQDAVFAEYPLFVVADGMGGHVGGEIASASTIDRLRAVAGSGNVSPKTIEKALARAVKDIASHPEATDDGTGTTVTGVFLDTSGDAPHWVTLNIGDSRVYLVRDGAIVQITTDHSVVQELVAAGRLSPEEAENHPYGNVITRAVGPSEGVTPDYVRLDVLEGDRFVICSDGLTKELTDYGIRHFLDENADPADAVTAMLDAALENGGRDNITIVVLDVGRPSDAAHGGSSTAGE
- a CDS encoding FtsK/SpoIIIE domain-containing protein, with translation MQALASPATTAPSTPDDEPLTLPPAWSSPARPPLPVVAAVVPVVGAGGLWLVTGSMYSLWFALLGPLIAAAAVFDARRAARRAGRRAAAEAARARTTVSSAVATRHQAERTQLWARHPDAARLLQRPGDVWRTGRTTALVVGEGERASAVRVSGGDGDPDAAALRRRAARVDGAPVTVPLDSGVAVVGGETVGAAVQRALALQLCLALAPGDLRIVGSLGRGLEWAEELPHRAAAAGSALAIVAPGELVPAHADIVIARCRPGDPPPPRCQAVVTVTSPSSARLEYGGEVAAIRVEAVSRIQAEEIAAALGARAVASLGMTRTDDGPIPLSPLLTATPPALGRGLPAVIGVADGDPAIVDLVADGPHAVVAGVTGAGKSELLITWILALCATRSADEVTFLLADFKGGTAFDGLAGLPHIAGVITDLDGSGARRAIDSLRAELRRREAAIAAAGARDIVDPRVALPRLVVVVDEFAALLADQPELHGLFADLAARGRALGIHLVLGTQRAAGVIRENLLANCPLRISLRVTDAADSRALLATDDAARLPGGVAGRGVAYVRRAGDAHPQPVRIALSGPQDVAAAGLRGGAVASPRPWLPELPSALGLDELISRAAAEAHEPGAVLLGVADEPDRQRQPVVAVTARDRTVLVLGGAGSGVTNVLDLIQAQAPGAVERVPTDLEGMWDAVARLSDEMPAPGTIVLMDDLDAVALRFPPEHAQIVLERVELLARRSGDTGVLVVAGAHRVTGAVSRVAELFARRIVLPFATRLDHAAAGGDPGAHDPSAPAGRGRLDRRTVQFALAPATPATPAARVTTWVPDAGLTGLVARRSPAGRRALAAWTQRGIAVLGLDEYVAEPGLVAQGPVVVAGEPDDWQRHWRLLADIRGDHRLIVDTSCAAELRALAGFRGVAPYCELGRARAWLMEAGGDPVRIVLPDADVEPNRRVGALTDDHRAT